Proteins from a single region of Nomia melanderi isolate GNS246 chromosome 9, iyNomMela1, whole genome shotgun sequence:
- the LOC116431274 gene encoding glutamyl aminopeptidase, producing the protein METKVTKRNSGGAAHRRVAYSSPGTQVHRGTGLLWFTCSVCFILSLICICLATLLVLLDQKVEAASYQYSHAIMNKEPIDELTFRLPQGIKPLHYDVYLHPDLEKGTFQGKVTILIEVFDSRSYIAVHQKDLNITSTNLKTHNWEKNYEIEVLSTIEMPKNEMFVVSTKDELELGLYNLTFEFNGALQPDKIVGFYSSKYKDAQNRTRYIATSKFEPTYARRAFPCFDEPAFKAEFTVKLVHPTGDCYSALSNMNVKSTEINEPSPGLTTVTFAKSVPMSTYLSCFIVSDFVAVSSMVKNHDGREFPVSVYTTAAQKEKGTFPLEIAVKVIQYYISLFHIGYPLPKLDMAAIPDFVSGAMENWGLITYREARLLYDSKTSSTANTYDIVSVISHELAHMWFGNLVTMSWWHDLWLNEGFASFMQYKSANAVLPDWGWMELFLIEQMHTVFVTDSKLSSHPIVQTVNNPDEITAIFDDISYKKGSSLIRMMEHFIKADAFYFGIYRYLDKFTYGNAETADLFKILENVSPVRLNVTEIMDTWTRQMGFPVVNVKKSENKYILTQKRFLADPDAEFDPSDSEYGYKWTIPITYITNKTSEPTLVWFDKNATELVIELNDTIDWIKFNAEEVGYYRVNYEPSEWETINHLLKYYHKRLSVSDRAHLLEDAFSLAAAQELDYGVPMNMTAYLSQEHHAVPWKVAESKLTAIDTLLSSTNLSSKFKRYVRDLVDSVYHEVAWQVEPTEDRITLRLRTSVLGLACSVGHEECLEDAGQIFTKWIQDPKDIRPHPDIRALVYYYGMHNIGDEASWKIMFDRFVAETDSTEKLKLMRGLAGIRSTWILNKFITTATDENYVRSQDFFGCLSAISGNPVGTPLVWDWVRSNWEFLVNRYTLNDRNLGALIPGITKTFATETKLNEMKEFFAKYPEAGAGARNRAKALETISNNMKWLAKNTDRLEDWLNNHVKSN; encoded by the exons ATGGAGACGAAGGTGACAAAACGAAATTCTGGTGGCGCTGCGCATCGCCGCGTTGCGTATTCATCACCAGGGACGCAAGTACACCGTGGAACTGGTCTGCTCTGGTTCACGTGCAGCGTCTGTTTCATTTTAAGTCTAATCTGCATATGCTTGGCTACGTTGTTGGTTCTCCTCGATCAGAAAGTCGAAGCCGCCAGCTATCAGTACT CTCACGCCATCATGAATAAGGAACCGATTGACGAGCTGACCTTCCGGCTGCCGCAAGGCATCAAGCCGTTGCACTACGATGTCTACCTGCATCCGGACTTGGAAAAAGGCACCTTCCAAGGTAAAGTGACGATTCTGATCGAAGTCTTCGACAGCAGGAGTTACATAGCCGTTCACCAGAAGGATCTAAACATCACCTCCACGAATCTGAAGACCCACAACTGGGAGAAGAACTACGAGATCGAGGTCCTGAGCACTATAGAAATGCCAAAGAATGAGATGTTCGTGGTATCCACGAAAGACGAGCTTGAATTGGGACTGTATAACTTGACTTTCGAGTTTAATGGCGCACTGCAACCGGATAAGATCGTTGGATTTTATTCGAGTAAATACAAGGACGCGCAGAACCGTACTAG GTATATCGCTACCTCTAAGTTCGAGCCAACTTACGCTAGAAGAGCATTCCCGTGTTTCGATGAACCAGCATTCAAAGCTGAGTTCACGGTGAAGCTTGTTCATCCTACTGGCGACTGCTACAGTGCCTTATCTAATATGAATGTTAAG AGTACTGAAATAAACGAACCGTCTCCCGGATTGACGACAGTGACTTTCGCGAAGAGCGTGCCAATGTCTACGTACCTATCGTGCTTCATAGTCAGCGACTTCGTCGCCGTTTCTAGCATGGTAAAGAACCATGATGGCCGCGAATTTCCGGTCAGCGTGTACACCACGGCTGCTCAAAAGGAAAAGGGTACTTTTCCCCTTGAAATAGCTGTGAAGGTGATCCAGTACTACATCAGTCTCTTCCATATTGGTTATCCGTTGCCAAAGCTTG ATATGGCAGCTATTCCTGATTTTGTATCCGGTGCAATGGAGAACTGGGGGCTAATTACTTACAGGGAAGCAAGACTATTGTACGATAGTAAGACCAGTTCCACTGCAAACACGTATGATATTGTCAGCGTGATCAGTCATGAACTCGCACATATGTGGTTCGGAAATTTAG ttACTATGTCCTGGTGGCACGACCTGTGGCTCAACGAAGGTTTTGCGTCCTTCATGCAGTATAAAAGCGCTAATGCAGTTCTTCCAGACTGGGGATGG ATGGAATTGTTCCTAATCGAACAAATGCACACTGTTTTCGTGACTGATTCGAAATTGAGTTCCCACCCGATAGTTCAGACTGTCAATAACCCTGATGAAATCACTGCCATTTTCGACGATATATCGTACAAAAAG ggATCGTCACTAATTCGAATGATGGAGCACTTCATTAAAGCCGACGCCTTCTACTTCGGAATCTACAGGTACCTAGACAAATTTACATATGGCAACGCAGAAACAGCAGATCTGTTCAAAATTCTCGAAAATGTCTCTCCGGTTCGTTTGAACGTTACCGAAATCATGGATACATGGACCAGGCAAATGGGTTTCCCAGTGGTTAACGTAAAGAAATCCGAAAACAAGTACATCCTAACTCAGAAACGGTTCTTGGCTGATCCTGACGCTGAATTTGACCCGTCAGATTCCGAATACGGTTACAAATGGACTATCCCCATTACCTACATCACAAATAAAACGTCCGAGCCAACTCTCGTGTGGTTCGACAAAAACGCAACTGAGTTAGTAATCGAATTAAACGACACAATCGACTGGATCAAATTCAACGCGGAGGAAGTTGGTTATTACCGCGTTAATTATGAACCGTCCGAATGGGAAACTATTAACCATCTTCTCAAATATTACCACAAAAGATTATCAGTATCGGATAGAGCCCATCTTCTTGAGGATGCATTCAGTTTAGCAGCTGCTCAAGAACTTGATTACGGTGTTCCTATGAACATGACAGCGTATCTTTCTCAAGAACACCATGCGGTTCCTTGGAAAGTAGCTGAATCAAAACTGACAGCTATTGACACTCTGCTATCGTCGACTAACTTATCATCGAAATTCAAAAGATACGTAAGAGACTTAGTAGACAGCGTCTATCATGAAGTAGCTTGGCAAGTGGAACCAACCGAGGATCGTATCACTCTGAGACTTAGAACGTCCGTTCTTGGGCTAGCTTGTTCCGTGGGACACGAAGAGTGTCTCGAAGACGCTGGCCAGATATTCACGAAGTGGATACAAGATCCAAAAGACATTCGCCCTCATCCCGACATCCGTGCGCTAGTTTACTATTACGGAATGCATAATATTGGCGATGAAGCGTCTTGGAAAATTATGTTTGATCGATTCGTCGCTGAAACGGACTCGACTGAGAAACTAAAGCTGATGAGAGGATTGGCAGGAATAAGGTCTACTTGGATCTTGAATAAATTCATCACGACAGCTACCGATGAGAATTATGTTCGATCTCAGGACTTCTTTGGTTGTCTGTCTGCTATTTCAGGGAATCCAGTTGGAACTCCTTTGGTGTGGGATTGGGTACGATCTAATTGGGAGTTTCTCGTGAATAGATACACTTTGAATGATAGAAACCTTGGCGCTTTAATCCCTGGAATTACTAAGACCTTCGCTACAGAGACGAAATTAAATGAGATGAAGGAATTCTTTGCAAAGTATCCAGAAGCGGGCGCTGGAGCAAGGAACCGTGCTAAGGCGCTTGAGACAATTTCGAACAACATGAAGTGGCTCGCTAAAAACACTGATAGATTGGAGGATTGGTTGAATAATCACGTGAAAAGTAATTGA